A region from the Ptychodera flava strain L36383 chromosome 12, AS_Pfla_20210202, whole genome shotgun sequence genome encodes:
- the LOC139144661 gene encoding endoglucanase E-4-like, whose translation MNALLTIVFLVLVFGMCSDVTANPSTERAVDDDVAMYIGEYDPPPMPAPPSEEDDDDDDEDDEYDERSEREAHKFIRQVTSTYDYDEVLAKSIKFYEAQRAGPLPSNNRISFRGDSAVNDSGFNGEDLTGGYYDAGDHVKFGLPMAFTSTVLAWGLIEFKDAYEAAGQLSYMYETIKWATDYFIKAHVSPTGFYSQVGEGNIDHKYWGPPESMKMSRPPVLVDGISMNGSDVVGETAAAMAAASIAFDGVTEYGSYSAILLEHAKQLFDFAYKYQGKYEAGGYYKSFKYGDELCWAAAWLYKATGENEYLTTSETLYDRHCKARGWAFGWGNKNAGAQMLLYQLTGNNKYKNKINQFVTKWMPGHRLHYTPLGLVYRNSWGPLRYAAGTAMIALIAADNGINTDNFIEWAKGQIHYMLGDAGRSFVVGFGHNPPVRPHHRASSCNCILTGSRALKSPHDNPNVLVGALVGGPSSDDSYTDNRQDYMSNEVACDYNAAFQSSVAALRHFQLQGRK comes from the exons ATGAACGCATTGCTCACTATCGTCTTTCTTGTTCTGGTGTTTGGGATGTGCTCCGATGTGACAGCAAATCCATCGACAGAGAGAGCCGTCGATGACGACGTAGCGATGTACATCGGCGAGTACGATCCTCCACCGATGCCGGCACCACCCTCCGAGgaagacgacgacgacgacgacgaagaCGATGAGTATGATGAGAGAAGCGAAAGAGAGGCTCACAAATTCA TTCGCCAAGTCACATCCACATACGACTACGACGAAGTTCTTGCAAAGTCAATTAAGTTTTATGAAGCACAACGAGCTGGACCGTTACCTTCTAACAATCGCATATCCTTCCGAGGTGATTCGGCAGTTAACGACTCTGGTTTTAACGGAGAAGATTTAACAGGAGGATACTACGATG CTGGTGATCACGTTAAGTTTGGACTTCCAATGGCCTTCACTTCGACGGTTCTCGCATGGGGCCTGATAGAATTCAAAGATGCCTATGAAGCTGCTGGACAATTGAGCTACATGTATGAAACCATTAAATGGGCAACTGATTACTTCATCAAGGCCCATGTCTCACCGACAGGGTTTTATTCACAG GTGGGAGAGGGGAACATTGATCATAAATACTGGGGACCACCAGAAAGTATGAAGATGTCACGTCCTCCAGTTCTGGTCGATGGTATTTCTATGAATGGTTCTGACGTTGTCGGTGAAACAGCTGCTGCCATGGCCGCCGCCTCCATCGCATTTGATGGAGTTACAGAGT ACGgaagctattcagctattcttCTGGAGCACGCAAAACAACTTTTTGATTTTGCTTACAAGTATCAAGGGAAGTACGAGGCGGGTGGATACTACAA GTCATTTAAATACGGCGATGAGTTATGTTGGGCAGCTGCCTGGCTTTACAAAGCAACTGGTGAAAATGAATACTTGACTACATCTGAAACTTTGTACGACCGCCATTGCAAAGCACGAGGTTGGGCCTTCGGATGGGGAAACAAAAATGCAGGCGCTCAG ATGCTTCTGTACCAACTGACCGGAAATAATAAATACAAGAATAAGATCAATCAATTTGTGACCAAGTGGATGCCTGGACACAGATTACACTATACTCCACTTGGTCTGGTGTATCGTAACTCATGGGGGCCACTCCGTTACGCCG CTGGAACTGCCATGATTGCTCTCATCGCTGCTGACAATGGTATCAATACCGACAATTTCATTGAATGGGCCAAAGGTCAAATCCACTACATGCTTGGTGACGCTGGTAGGAGTTTCGTCGTCGGATTTGGACACAACCCTCCGGTACGACCACATCATAGAGCAAG CTCATGCAACTGCATACTGACTGGAAGTCGAGCTTTGAAGTCTCCGCACGACAACCCAAATGTCCTCGTCGGAGCTCTCGTCGGAGGTCCCAGTAGCGACGATAGTTACACCGACAACAGACAAGATTATATGTCTAACGAAGTAGCGTGCGATTACAACGCTGCCTTCCAGTCATCCGTTGCAG
- the LOC139144670 gene encoding uncharacterized protein has product MERVARELEDAFGNEYPSLSIASLKTICDTKHGGDIRKMCRDYVDPTKRLIAKLKAKNIPLVQGNNVIVHLFDPEHTLGVGEFYFQISKSCPGELAMKFTKFVTEDDDGRPLPKSQWGYEIENALVEEDDFGRLFSLTYFDELRREGKLENRTKRTNANFRLYVVKDIKTGKADVMDSDDIFPETVNVMEGQSAKLMEQKLPEQVCDLTTLQIRALARKLDKISLGGDYQSLADKVGFTWDDIKDKFMNSRSPTQELIIALQERQPNYSIRVLLNDLKEINRMDAAIAMCEADEVKRSPRGSREDLTNSPVQESEETTRSSDTTSNGCQPVENEDAISSEALPIEESQKKKDSSSSPSEGSTHSDAHNAQPETPDCSHVVMVAGDKSFDLNATPTKEGQSDDTTSSKVENSAESRRDKYKKGGRSFENIQPDSISPRPEDMTSEPPKVDQHNSEGPMATSSKGTERKNGYIRGTHRSLDNKSTGTKADESIPHPTTKYVKRKKGY; this is encoded by the exons ATGGAGCGAGTCGCTAGAGAGTTAGAAGATGCGTTTGGCAATGAATATCCAAGCCTCAGTATTGCAAGTCTTAAAACCATCTGTGACACAAAACATGGCGGAGACATCAGAAAGATGTGCAGAGACTACGTTGATCCGACCAAAAGACTCATCGCTAAGCTAAAAGCAAAG AATATACCCCTGGTTCAAGGGAACAACGTGATCGTCCACTTATTTGACCCTGAACATACCCTTGGTGTCGGCGAGTTTTACTTTCAG ATTAGCAAATCCTGTCCTGGAGAACTCGCCATGAAATTCACAAAGTTCGTCACCGAAGACGATGATGGAAGACCATTGCCAAAATCCCAGTGGGGATACGAAATTGAGAATGCCCTGGTAGAGGAAGACGATTTCGGCAGACTGTTCAGCCTGACCTACTTTGATGAACTGCGAAGAGAGGGGAAGCTTGAAAACCGAACTAAGAGGACGAATGCTAATTTCAGATTGTATGTTGTCAAAGACATCAAAACCGGAAAAGCTGACGTCATGGACAGTGATGATATCTTCCCTGAAACTGTCAATGTCATG GAAGGACAAAGCGCTAAACTTATGGAGCAGAAG CTTCCGGAGCAAGTGTGTGACTTGACGACGTTACAAATCAGAGCCTTGGCAAGGAAATTAGATAAGATAAGCCTAGGCGGAGACTACCAATCTCTGGCTGACAAAGTAGGTTTCACCTGGGATGACATAAAG GACAAGTTCATGAATTCGCGAAGTCCAACACAAGAACTCATCATAGCCTTACAAGAGAGACAACCAAACTACAGCATTCGAGTTCTGCTCAACgacttgaaagagatcaatcGAATGGATGCGGCCATTGCTATGTGTGAAGCTGATGAAGTCAAACGGTCACCAAGAG GTAGCCGAGAAGATCTCACAAATTCTCCAGTACAAGAG TCTGAAGAGACTACAAGGAGTTCTGACACTACATCAAACGGCTGTCAACCGGTAGAAAATGAGGACGCGATATCGAGCGAGGCGCTTCCAATTGAAGAAAGCCAAAAGAAGAAGGATTCGAGTAGCTCTCCTAGTGAGGGCTCCACTCATTCTGATGCGCACAATGCCCAGCCTGAGACGCCAGACTGCAGCCATGTTGTCATGGTAGCAGGTGACAAGTCTTTTGACTTGAACGCTACGCCTACTAAAGAGGGACAATCTGATGATACGACATCTTCCAAAGTAGAGAACTCTGCTGAAAGTCGAAGAGATAAGTACAAGAAAGGAGGGAGAAGTTTCGAAAATATTCAACCTGACTCGATCTCACCGAGACCTGAGGATATGACGAGTGAACCTCCGAAGGTTGATCAACACAACAGTGAAGGTCCGATGGCAACCAGCAGTAAGGGAACAGAGCGTAAGAATGGGTATATTCGTGGAACCCATCGAAGTCTTGATAACAAATCTACAGGTACCAAAGCAGATGAATCCATTCCACATCCAACAACAAAATACGTGAAACGCAAAAAGGGTTATTGA